The proteins below are encoded in one region of Peribacillus muralis:
- a CDS encoding sigma-70 family RNA polymerase sigma factor, translated as MITHCCKMVFGSFNRMKELHSMELEDFLQIGRTAVFKAVKMFEPGKGKSFSSFVHMFIKQRIVECIKFLERDRRDQRNEFRDIETEDGLNMFYFMPSQTNVEKFVINKIMIEDFLNQLTERQRQVMELYLKDHNFEEIAEMLGRKGKGRSLNKTYNDAMKKLRKGA; from the coding sequence ATGATTACTCATTGTTGCAAAATGGTGTTCGGAAGTTTTAACCGAATGAAGGAATTACACAGCATGGAGTTAGAAGATTTTTTACAGATAGGGCGCACAGCTGTATTTAAGGCGGTCAAGATGTTCGAACCCGGGAAAGGGAAATCATTTTCTAGTTTTGTTCACATGTTTATTAAACAAAGAATTGTTGAGTGTATCAAGTTCTTGGAAAGAGATAGGCGAGATCAGCGTAATGAATTCAGGGATATTGAGACAGAGGATGGCTTAAATATGTTTTATTTCATGCCAAGCCAGACAAATGTCGAGAAGTTCGTCATTAACAAAATCATGATAGAGGATTTCCTGAATCAATTGACCGAACGGCAAAGGCAAGTGATGGAGTTATATCTTAAGGACCACAACTTCGAGGAAATCGCAGAAATGTTAGGGAGAAAAGGCAAAGGGCGATCTTTAAATAAGACCTATAACGATGCAATGAAAAAATTGAGAAAAGGGGCGTAA
- a CDS encoding nucleoside triphosphate pyrophosphohydrolase family protein: MNFNEYQQLSKRTMPGTHDGKALANYALGLTGEAGECADIIKKEVFHGHRRDAQAIKKELGDVLHYLTGLATMYGYTLEEVANANIEKLMKRYPSGFSKEASIKRIDV; this comes from the coding sequence ATGAATTTTAATGAATACCAACAATTATCTAAAAGGACAATGCCAGGGACACATGATGGGAAAGCATTAGCAAATTATGCATTAGGTCTTACGGGGGAAGCCGGGGAGTGTGCGGACATCATCAAGAAAGAAGTATTCCATGGCCACAGAAGGGATGCTCAAGCGATTAAAAAGGAACTGGGTGACGTATTACATTATTTGACTGGTTTAGCCACCATGTACGGATACACGCTGGAAGAAGTAGCGAATGCAAATATTGAAAAGCTGATGAAGCGTTATCCAAGTGGTTTTTCAAAAGAGGCAAGCATCAAGAGGATTGATGTATGA
- a CDS encoding BH0509 family protein has protein sequence MSDQERATMIEWLAMTGYSKQYYEKMSDKELEFYYREMLEENNGENQQ, from the coding sequence ATGAGTGATCAAGAACGTGCAACCATGATTGAATGGTTAGCCATGACAGGATATAGCAAACAGTATTACGAAAAAATGAGTGATAAAGAATTAGAGTTTTATTACCGTGAAATGCTGGAGGAAAACAATGGGGAAAATCAACAGTAA
- a CDS encoding DUF1064 domain-containing protein translates to MGKINSKKTIVGGIVFDSQTEGQYYQYLTNDPNVKHIELQPKYTLLEAFKISCSKCIGEGKTPSPKTNRMIKCRTCEGTGKKSRQPWTYKADFKVTYMNGNEEVIDVKGFANERFPLVKKMWERKYGQELIVVKKVKGGWKRG, encoded by the coding sequence ATGGGGAAAATCAACAGTAAGAAAACAATCGTGGGCGGCATCGTATTTGACAGCCAAACAGAAGGACAATACTATCAGTACCTTACCAATGATCCTAATGTGAAACATATAGAGTTACAGCCTAAATACACCTTGTTAGAAGCTTTCAAGATAAGCTGCAGCAAATGCATCGGGGAGGGCAAAACGCCTTCTCCAAAGACTAACAGGATGATTAAATGCAGGACATGTGAAGGGACAGGCAAGAAAAGCCGGCAACCCTGGACCTATAAAGCTGATTTTAAAGTAACCTACATGAATGGTAATGAGGAAGTAATCGATGTGAAAGGCTTTGCTAACGAACGATTTCCACTGGTTAAGAAGATGTGGGAAAGAAAATACGGACAAGAGCTGATCGTGGTGAAGAAAGTAAAAGGTGGATGGAAAAGAGGTTGA
- a CDS encoding DUF1492 domain-containing protein: MNQLSFLNTSISKEAKRQAEKLMSRYKVLDALIESRKLDLEPRMTQNPEPSEIQRGNQFYSSVENTVMTEFEIEEYVRTKRKLSLIYDSLKPEQQKIWDHRYINGKYDTDVHYDLDIRRRTYYRLKREMVAIVAESFGFNENKISGTK; encoded by the coding sequence ATGAATCAACTATCCTTTTTAAACACATCCATCAGCAAAGAAGCCAAACGTCAGGCAGAGAAGCTAATGAGCCGGTATAAAGTACTGGATGCCCTTATCGAGAGTAGAAAGTTAGACTTGGAACCAAGGATGACACAAAACCCGGAACCAAGCGAGATCCAAAGAGGTAACCAGTTTTATAGCTCAGTAGAGAATACAGTAATGACTGAATTTGAGATTGAGGAATATGTAAGAACCAAAAGGAAACTAAGTTTAATTTATGACTCACTGAAACCAGAACAGCAAAAAATATGGGATCATCGGTATATCAATGGCAAATATGATACGGATGTACACTATGACTTAGATATTAGACGAAGGACGTATTACAGATTAAAAAGGGAAATGGTCGCGATAGTGGCTGAATCATTTGGATTTAATGAGAATAAAATTAGTGGCACTAAATAG
- a CDS encoding terminase small subunit: MKLTEKQKRFADFYIETGNGVDSARRAGYKGNNLNKIASENLTKLDIRKYVDERIAEKESKQIAKQDEVLTFLTSIMRGEQKEEVLRGIGEGAQTIDDMDVGAKDRIKAAELLGKRYAMWTDKQDIDVKGVVTFVDDIGDEDGA; the protein is encoded by the coding sequence ATGAAACTAACAGAGAAGCAGAAACGATTCGCTGATTTTTATATTGAGACAGGGAACGGCGTGGATTCAGCAAGAAGAGCAGGATATAAAGGGAACAACTTAAACAAGATAGCGAGCGAGAACTTGACGAAACTAGACATACGTAAATATGTAGATGAACGGATTGCAGAGAAAGAAAGCAAACAGATAGCCAAACAGGATGAAGTCTTGACGTTCCTCACAAGTATTATGAGAGGCGAACAGAAAGAAGAAGTTTTGCGAGGCATTGGTGAAGGTGCTCAGACCATAGATGATATGGATGTAGGGGCGAAGGATAGGATTAAGGCTGCTGAACTTCTTGGTAAGCGTTACGCCATGTGGACTGACAAACAAGATATCGATGTAAAAGGTGTTGTGACATTTGTTGATGATATAGGTGATGAGGATGGAGCGTAA